TGGCAAATGCTTTGAATGATAACGCCGATGAGATATTGAAAGCAAATATTCAAGATCTTGAAAGATCAGAAAAAGAAGGGTTGAATAAATCACTTTTATCAAGACTTCAGTTAACAAAAACTAAACTCAAAGGATGCATTGACGGGGTTCTAAAAGTTTCAAATCTTGTAGATCCAATAGGTAATAGACAACTTCATAGGAAATTGGATGAAAACCTTATCCTTGAGAGAGTGACAGTTCCATTAGGAGTATTAGGAGTCATATTTGAATCGAGACCAGATGCATTGATACAAATAGCATCTCTTGCTGTTCGTTCTGGTAATGGAGCTTTATTAAAAGGAGGAAGTGAAGCAAAAGCTACAAATCAAGCAATAATGGATTCTCTTGATAAGGGTTTAAGCAAATCCAATGTGGGTTCAGGAGCTTTGTCTTTGCTCACTACACGTCAAGAAAGTTTAGGCTTACTTCATTTAGATCGGTTTGTGAATTTGATAATACCTAGAGGTAGTAATGAGTTAGTTCAATTTATTCAAGAAAATACACGTATCCCTGTCTTAGGGCATGCTGATGGAATTTGTCATTTATATGTAGATAATTCTGTAGATATTACTAAAGCTATAAACATAGCTTTAGATAGTAAGATTCAATATCCTGCTGCTTGTAATGCTATTGAGACATTATTAATTCATGAAGATGTTGCAGAGATGTTTTTGAAAAAAGGTTTGCCAATTTTTTCAAGTGCTGGAGTTACTCTTAAGGGAGATGCAAAGAGTCAATCTTTAGGGGTGAAAAATAGGGCTGATGAAGCTGACTGGTCTACAGAATATCTTGATCTAATTCTTTCGATCAAAATCGTTCGTAATGCAGACGAAGCTCTTGAACATATTCGTAAATATAGCTCTCGTCATACTGAGGCGATAGTTACTGATGACAAGAAAGTTGCTGAAAAGTTTTTAAGTTCGGTTGATAGTGCAGGTGTTTACCATAATTGCTCTACTCGTTTTGCTGATGGTTTCCGGTATGGGTTTGGAGCTGAAGTTGGGATAAGTACTCAGACTCTTCCACCAAGAGGCCCAGTAGGATTGGAAGGGTTAGTTACCTATCGCTATTATCTCAGAGGTGATGGTGATCTCGTTAAGGATTTCGCTTCTGGAGATAGGAGCTTTTCTCATATTGATTTACCATTATGAGTCAGTTTCATAATTTAAGCGCAATTCATATAAAAGATATAAATTTATGGGCCCACGTAGGTGTTTTAGAAAGTGAGCGAATACATGGTCAAAGCTTTCTTCTTGACATCAGTTTTTGGTTGGATTTGGATGAGTCATCCAAGCTTGATCAATTAGATAAATCATTAGACTATAGTGAAGCAATTAGAGCAGTTAAAAAACTTTCATTTGAAATCAAATGCTTAACGATTGAATATTTTAGTGATCAAATTTTGAATCTTCTTGAGTCTCTATATGGTCCAGTTCCAATTCATATTCTGCTGACAAAATGCTCGCCACCAATATGTGGATTCACTGGAACTGTTTTAATCGAAAAAAAAAGGAATTTCTTCTTTCCTATTAATTAATTGGATACATACAAAAGACCAATTTTTCTTGTTCATGGTTTGTGGAACAATCCTAAATTATTTGAAAAACTAATAAAAAAAACAAAAGAAAACGATTATGAATTGTACAGACCACATTTGCCACACAAATATGGGAAAACATCTCTTAGGCGTTTAGCTCGAGATCTTGATTCTAAGATTGAGGAGTTAGTGGGGACTGAAATTAAAATTGATATTGTTGGCTTTTCAATGGGTGGATTAATTAGTAGGTGTTGGTTGCAAAATCATAATGGTTTTTTAAGAACTAAACGTTTTTTTAGTATTGGTACGCCTCATTTTGGTACTTACACAGCTCAACTGATCCCTTCATTTTTGATGCCAGGTATTGCAGAGATGAAAAGAGGAAGTAGTTTATTATCTCAATTAAATAATGACTTAACTTCCTTAGAAAAGGTTGAATGTACTAGCTTTTTTACAAAATGGGACTTGATGTCATTCCCAGGCTGGCAAGCAAAACTTTCTATTGGTAATTCCTATCATTTACCTGTGTTGACACATAAAGAATTGATCACAAACTCTAGTTCTCTAGATATTTTAGCCAAAAAGATTTTTAATAATAGCTAAATAAGACCACTATGTCTTATTAGAGCTTCAGTAGAGGGAAGTCTTCCTCTAAATTGTTTGAAAACCTTATTGGGTGAACGACTACCACCAAGACTAAGAATTGAATCGCGATATTTTTTACCAATCTTTCGGACTTTATCCTGATTAGAAAGGCCTGCCTCTTCAAATGCGGCAAAGGCATCAGCACTGAGCACCTCAGCCCATTTATAAGAGTAGTATCCAGCAGCATAGCCACCAGCAAAAATATGACTGAAAGCACAGAGAAATTGATCTTCTGGAATGGGATCCATCACTGTTGTACTTTTTGCGATTTCTCTTCGTAACTCATCTGGGGAAATTTCTAAATCTTCATTCCATCGACTATGGAGTTTTAGATCAGTAAGAGCAAAATGTATTTGCCTTAAAGTCGCAAGCCCAGAATTAAATGTTCTGCTCAGCCTTAATTTATTGATTTCCGACTCTGGTAATGGCTCTTTCGTCTTCCAATGTATTGCTATTTCAGAAATCGTTTGATCCTCTAAGCACCAATTTTCCATGAATTGGCTTGCTAATTCGACAGCATCCCATTCAACATTATTAATACCGGCTGCTTGAGGGTAATTTACAGTTGTCAGCATGTGCTGTAGTCCATGACCAAATTCATGGAAGAGAGTTTCTACTTCTTCGAAACTCATCAGACTGGGTTTGTCCGAAATAGGAGGCGTTTGATTGCAGATTAAATAGGCTACTGGAAGAACAATCTCATTTTTGTTCTTTTGATTTCGACATAAGCATTCATCCATCCATGCGCCACCTCTTTTTGTAGCAGGACGACTGAAAGGATCTAGATAGAATGATGCAATTTTCTGGCCATCTAAATTTTTAACATTAAAGAAACGGACATCCTCATGCCATAAAGGTGCTGTATTATTTACTTCATCAATTTCAATTTCAAAAAGTCGTTTGCATAAATTAAATAGACCATTAAGAACTTGATCCAAAGGGAACCATGATCTGAGTTTTTCTTGGTCAAGATCGTATTTCTCTTTACGTAGAACTTCAGACCAAAAACTTATATCCCATGGAGATAGCTCGAAATCGTCGCTTTCTCCATGGCTTTTGGCACACTCACGAAGTTGTGCAAGTTCTTTTTCAGCATGAGGCATTGCCGCTAATCGTAATTCTTCGAGTAACATCTCAACTGCTTCTTCATTGTCAGCCATCTTTGTAGCCAAACTAATTTCACACCAGTTTTTATATCCCAATGATTTGGCTTGCTTATTTCTGAGATCTAAAATTTCTTCAATTATTTTTTTATTGTTAATTTTTCCATCGCTAGCTCTACTTACAAAAGCTCTATATACTTTTTCTCTAACTTGTCGATCTTTTGCATACGTCTGAAAAGGTATATAGCTAGGTAAATCCAAGCCAACTCTCCATGGGCCACTTGAGGCTGTAGGTTCATTCCCCTCTCCATTCTTGTCACCAGCTTCCTTCGCGGCAAGAGCCAATGTTTCAATAGCTCTCTCAGGAAGCCCCTCAACTTCTGAGATGTTTTTTAATAAAAGACTCCAATTTTTAGTTGCATCCAATACATTGTTGCTAAATGTAGTTGATAACTCAGCTAATCGCTCACTGCGAGAGTTAAATAGTCTTTTCTCATCAACCTCTAGACCAATTCCTTTATTTTTCATAGTTACTAGCTCTGTCTCAATTATTCTTATTTGTGTTTCATCCTTTATGTTTCCATTCTCTTTTAAATTTGAGAGCGCCTTGAAAATCACTTCGTTTTGAGCAAGCTGATTACTAAATCTAACGATCGTAGGTTGCTGATTTGAATGAACTTCACGTAGTTCGGAGGAATTGCAAACAGCATTCAGGTGACTTACAACTCCCCAACTCCATCTAAGTTTTTCACCTATTTCATAAAGCTGAGGCATTACATCTTCCCAGCTTATAAAGCTTTTGGTTGATAATTTTTCTTTGAGTTGTTCTTCGAGGTTGTTTAATTTTTTATTTAGATCTTTTATCAGTTTGGGTATATTTTCAGTGATCTCTTTAGGGGTGATTTTATCGTAATCAGGAAGACCTTCACCTTTTAATAGTGCTGTTGGCTTACTTGAAGTCATTTTTTGAAATCAATAACTAACTAATTGGTACAAGGTTATTGGTAATTAATGATTGTGCGAGAGCATTCGTTGATACCTCATACAAATCAATTGCTATTCTTGGCCAAAAACCTATTACTAATGTAGGAACTAAGAGGCTTAAACCTATTGAAAGCTCTCTAGCATCCATTTCTTTGACTATTGATAACGCTGGTATCCTAGGTCCAAAGAATACTCTTCTACACATTGAGAGAAGGTATATAGGAGTTAGAACTAGTCCAATAGCTGCTAGAAGGATTGTTATTGCTCTGAATAGAGATGTGAATCCCTCTTGGCTTGTTATGCCTAGGAAAACTGTGATTTCACTTATAAATCCACTCATTCCTGGTAAGGCAAGTGATGCTAAAGAACTGGCCAAGAAGAATGCAAAAGTGATTGGTAAAGCCTTGGCTAGACCGCCCATGTTGGGGATTGAAAGAG
The sequence above is drawn from the Prochlorococcus marinus str. MIT 1013 genome and encodes:
- a CDS encoding glutamate-5-semialdehyde dehydrogenase encodes the protein MSTNFSVPDPTPQLIKVAESAKEASVLLGQSTNEQRCEALIEMANALNDNADEILKANIQDLERSEKEGLNKSLLSRLQLTKTKLKGCIDGVLKVSNLVDPIGNRQLHRKLDENLILERVTVPLGVLGVIFESRPDALIQIASLAVRSGNGALLKGGSEAKATNQAIMDSLDKGLSKSNVGSGALSLLTTRQESLGLLHLDRFVNLIIPRGSNELVQFIQENTRIPVLGHADGICHLYVDNSVDITKAINIALDSKIQYPAACNAIETLLIHEDVAEMFLKKGLPIFSSAGVTLKGDAKSQSLGVKNRADEADWSTEYLDLILSIKIVRNADEALEHIRKYSSRHTEAIVTDDKKVAEKFLSSVDSAGVYHNCSTRFADGFRYGFGAEVGISTQTLPPRGPVGLEGLVTYRYYLRGDGDLVKDFASGDRSFSHIDLPL
- a CDS encoding dihydroneopterin aldolase; translated protein: MSQFHNLSAIHIKDINLWAHVGVLESERIHGQSFLLDISFWLDLDESSKLDQLDKSLDYSEAIRAVKKLSFEIKCLTIEYFSDQILNLLESLYGPVPIHILLTKCSPPICGFTGTVLIEKKRNFFFPIN
- a CDS encoding esterase/lipase family protein — its product is MDTYKRPIFLVHGLWNNPKLFEKLIKKTKENDYELYRPHLPHKYGKTSLRRLARDLDSKIEELVGTEIKIDIVGFSMGGLISRCWLQNHNGFLRTKRFFSIGTPHFGTYTAQLIPSFLMPGIAEMKRGSSLLSQLNNDLTSLEKVECTSFFTKWDLMSFPGWQAKLSIGNSYHLPVLTHKELITNSSSLDILAKKIFNNS
- a CDS encoding M3 family metallopeptidase — its product is MTSSKPTALLKGEGLPDYDKITPKEITENIPKLIKDLNKKLNNLEEQLKEKLSTKSFISWEDVMPQLYEIGEKLRWSWGVVSHLNAVCNSSELREVHSNQQPTIVRFSNQLAQNEVIFKALSNLKENGNIKDETQIRIIETELVTMKNKGIGLEVDEKRLFNSRSERLAELSTTFSNNVLDATKNWSLLLKNISEVEGLPERAIETLALAAKEAGDKNGEGNEPTASSGPWRVGLDLPSYIPFQTYAKDRQVREKVYRAFVSRASDGKINNKKIIEEILDLRNKQAKSLGYKNWCEISLATKMADNEEAVEMLLEELRLAAMPHAEKELAQLRECAKSHGESDDFELSPWDISFWSEVLRKEKYDLDQEKLRSWFPLDQVLNGLFNLCKRLFEIEIDEVNNTAPLWHEDVRFFNVKNLDGQKIASFYLDPFSRPATKRGGAWMDECLCRNQKNKNEIVLPVAYLICNQTPPISDKPSLMSFEEVETLFHEFGHGLQHMLTTVNYPQAAGINNVEWDAVELASQFMENWCLEDQTISEIAIHWKTKEPLPESEINKLRLSRTFNSGLATLRQIHFALTDLKLHSRWNEDLEISPDELRREIAKSTTVMDPIPEDQFLCAFSHIFAGGYAAGYYSYKWAEVLSADAFAAFEEAGLSNQDKVRKIGKKYRDSILSLGGSRSPNKVFKQFRGRLPSTEALIRHSGLI